In one Sphingomonas sanguinis genomic region, the following are encoded:
- a CDS encoding TonB-dependent receptor → MSMVTMRRRRKGILLSAAAAIVAASGLTVVATPAAAQGYVNVIAGGSVTDAAGQPIAGATVTVTSDAQGFTRSATTDKDGSYQIPELPPGSYSFTITAPGYATYREDNVSLRAGSSSNRFALGAESTSGEITVSGKRIRTSDFDSTTTGAVIDVADIATRLPVGRDLQSVVLLAPGANAGAGAFGGLPSINGAAVSENAFFINGLNITDFRKSLGAVTVPFDFYQTVETKTGGYAAEFGRSTGGFINATTKSGSNEFHGGIIFTASPNELMSATKDTLYSDNKNGRYDATSMTAELSGPLWKDHLFFYGLYQSRNISSVSAGRQWFPATNTFLGTSRSFYRTTSPFFGGKIDAVITNGQRLEFTYFDTSGEGTTRTYGNTSSVANRWNPVTGVDGPYQGQYYSRYGGKNYVGRYTGVMSKWLTVSAAYGRNENVQFGQSINRFGTNLPPVSDARTDSPISLTIPGGSLDSAEDVRKFYRTDVDVYFKALGTHHIRFGYDREDLASQVQTLGNGGGIGYTIFRTRAGDQYGLPIGTDYVRQSTYSVGGGFASRNDAFYAQDSWSLIDNRLNLNLGMRLDRFENKNGDGATFYKSGNQWGPRLGITFDPIGNQTDKIYGSFSRLFIPVAANTNIRLAGGETFYWRTNVFNGLDGNNVPILGAPVLYAGAAACPDTGIRNCDVTGTGRAPDTRSVVAQGLKPQSADEIIIGYEKRVDRWRFNAYLTITQLNEVLEDAAIDLAVNNYCKAQNISGCGNVWNGFHQYVLINPGRGGAITLSDPVNGETTPRTVNFTAEQLGYPKAERFHRSMTFRAWREFDGVWSLEGSYVYGKTYGNYEGGVKSDNGQSDTGLTQDFDQPGLTRGMYGYTPNDRRHVFKLFGSYQLGLFNFGASFSATAPRKYGCIGRVPLNVDPYARAYGAAGAYCQVKPDGSINTDPNTAFPTQLVRRGTAFDGRWLFTDNLDISTKLPIGRSTATIRLTVFNFLNLKTPSNFNEFGTNNAGTASIFYRTITGYQGGRNARFQFQYAF, encoded by the coding sequence ATGAGCATGGTAACAATGCGGCGTCGCCGCAAAGGCATACTCTTGTCCGCGGCAGCCGCGATCGTCGCCGCTTCCGGACTCACCGTCGTTGCGACGCCGGCAGCCGCCCAAGGCTATGTGAACGTCATTGCCGGCGGCTCGGTCACCGATGCTGCGGGCCAGCCGATTGCGGGGGCAACGGTTACGGTGACGTCCGACGCGCAGGGCTTCACCCGCAGCGCGACCACTGACAAGGACGGCAGCTATCAGATCCCGGAATTGCCGCCGGGCAGCTACAGCTTCACGATCACCGCACCGGGCTATGCCACCTACCGTGAGGACAATGTGTCCCTCCGGGCCGGTTCGTCGTCGAACCGCTTTGCGCTGGGCGCCGAAAGCACGTCGGGTGAAATCACCGTGTCGGGCAAGCGCATTCGTACCTCCGATTTCGACAGCACCACCACCGGCGCAGTCATCGACGTAGCGGACATCGCGACCCGCCTGCCCGTCGGCCGCGACCTGCAATCGGTCGTGCTGCTTGCACCCGGCGCCAATGCAGGCGCCGGCGCATTCGGCGGTCTGCCGTCGATCAACGGCGCGGCGGTGTCCGAGAACGCCTTCTTCATCAACGGCTTGAACATTACCGACTTCCGCAAAAGCCTCGGCGCGGTAACGGTGCCGTTCGACTTCTATCAGACGGTGGAAACCAAGACGGGCGGCTATGCAGCCGAGTTCGGTCGTTCGACCGGCGGCTTCATCAACGCCACGACCAAGTCGGGCTCGAATGAATTCCATGGCGGCATCATCTTCACCGCCAGCCCGAACGAATTGATGAGCGCCACCAAGGACACCCTCTATTCGGACAACAAGAACGGCCGCTACGACGCGACGTCGATGACGGCGGAACTGTCGGGTCCGCTGTGGAAGGACCATCTGTTCTTCTATGGCCTGTATCAGTCGCGCAACATCAGCTCGGTCAGTGCAGGTCGCCAGTGGTTCCCAGCGACGAACACCTTCCTGGGCACCTCGCGCAGCTTCTACCGTACGACTTCGCCTTTCTTCGGTGGCAAGATCGACGCGGTCATCACCAACGGCCAGCGTCTCGAGTTCACCTATTTCGACACCTCGGGTGAGGGCACGACACGGACCTATGGCAATACCAGCTCGGTGGCCAATCGCTGGAACCCCGTGACCGGCGTCGATGGTCCTTATCAGGGCCAGTATTACTCGCGCTATGGCGGCAAGAACTATGTCGGCCGCTATACCGGTGTTATGAGCAAGTGGCTGACGGTGTCGGCTGCCTATGGTCGCAATGAAAACGTTCAGTTCGGCCAGTCGATCAACCGCTTCGGCACCAACCTGCCCCCGGTCAGCGATGCACGAACCGACTCCCCGATCAGCCTGACGATTCCGGGCGGTTCGCTGGACTCGGCCGAAGACGTCCGCAAATTCTATCGCACCGACGTCGACGTGTATTTTAAGGCGCTGGGCACGCACCATATCCGCTTCGGCTATGACCGTGAGGATCTCGCCTCACAGGTTCAGACGCTCGGCAATGGCGGCGGTATCGGCTATACGATTTTCCGCACCCGTGCGGGCGACCAATATGGCCTGCCGATCGGCACCGACTATGTGCGTCAGTCAACCTATTCCGTTGGCGGCGGTTTCGCCTCGCGCAACGATGCCTTCTACGCACAGGACAGCTGGTCGCTGATCGACAACCGGCTGAACCTCAACCTCGGCATGCGCCTCGACAGGTTCGAGAACAAGAATGGTGACGGTGCCACCTTCTACAAGTCGGGCAACCAGTGGGGGCCGCGCCTTGGCATAACCTTCGACCCGATCGGCAACCAGACCGACAAGATCTACGGTAGCTTCAGCCGCTTGTTCATTCCGGTCGCTGCCAACACCAACATCCGCCTGGCGGGTGGAGAAACCTTCTACTGGCGTACCAACGTATTCAACGGCCTGGATGGCAACAACGTACCGATCCTGGGCGCGCCGGTGCTCTATGCGGGTGCGGCGGCCTGCCCTGACACGGGCATCCGCAACTGCGACGTCACCGGAACCGGCCGTGCGCCCGATACGCGCAGCGTGGTCGCCCAGGGCCTCAAGCCGCAATCTGCCGATGAAATCATCATCGGCTACGAAAAGCGGGTCGATCGTTGGCGGTTCAATGCTTACCTGACCATCACACAGCTCAACGAAGTGCTGGAGGATGCGGCGATCGATTTGGCCGTCAATAATTATTGCAAGGCGCAGAATATTTCGGGCTGCGGTAATGTTTGGAACGGCTTCCACCAATATGTTCTGATCAATCCGGGTCGTGGCGGCGCGATTACGCTTTCCGATCCCGTCAACGGCGAGACAACGCCAAGGACCGTGAACTTCACCGCAGAGCAGCTGGGCTATCCCAAGGCGGAGCGTTTCCACCGCTCGATGACCTTCCGCGCCTGGCGCGAATTTGACGGGGTCTGGAGCCTCGAAGGGTCGTATGTCTACGGCAAGACCTATGGCAATTACGAAGGCGGCGTGAAGAGCGACAACGGCCAGAGCGATACCGGCCTGACCCAGGACTTCGACCAGCCCGGCCTGACGCGCGGCATGTACGGTTATACGCCGAACGATCGTCGCCACGTCTTCAAGCTGTTCGGCAGCTATCAGCTGGGTCTCTTCAACTTCGGCGCCAGCTTCTCGGCGACCGCACCGCGCAAATATGGGTGTATCGGTCGCGTGCCGCTCAACGTCGACCCCTATGCGCGGGCTTATGGTGCGGCGGGTGCCTATTGCCAAGTCAAGCCGGACGGCTCGATCAACACGGATCCGAACACCGCCTTTCCGACCCAACTTGTTCGTCGCGGCACCGCGTTCGACGGGCGTTGGCTGTTCACCGACAATCTCGACATCTCGACCAAGCTGCCGATCGGCCGGTCCACCGCGACGATCCGTCTGACCGTGTTCAACTTCCTGAACCTGAAGACGCCGAGCAACTTCAACGAGTTCGGTACAAACAATGCCGGTACGGCGTCGATTTTCTACCGGACGATCACGGGATATCAGGGCGGCCGCAACGCCCGATTCCAGTTCCAGTACGCCTTCTGA
- a CDS encoding penicillin-binding protein activator, whose translation MTEAGLFVQPGAVVRGRFHHIVRGHGAGRLGRTVALATTLALAACQTIVPRGPVDQPETRPVPTTPRPSTEPEAGLPRDTARHRIALLVPLSGSNAGVGQSIANATMMALLDAQADTIRITNYDTANGAGAAAQKAIAEGAQLILGPLLSEDVRAVAPVAHAARVPVISFSNDVGVAGNGTYLMGYTPAQSIDRVVTYARGRGVTTFAGLVPNGLYGERASTAFLRAVEGAGGQVVSLQPYGRVAGGIGAAAQRLNAKAPYDAVLIADGGATAAVAAPILKRGSGATTRLLGTELWNSESGIASRAALNGAWFASVSNTLYRQYATKYRARFKAAPYRLSSLGYDSVLLTVRIARDWKMNAPFPEARLRASDGFAGIDGAFRFGRDGVAERALEVQELRDGTAVTVSPAPTGFGG comes from the coding sequence ATGACAGAGGCAGGGCTGTTCGTACAACCGGGGGCCGTCGTTCGGGGCCGCTTCCACCACATTGTGCGCGGGCATGGCGCCGGGCGGCTGGGCCGTACCGTCGCGCTGGCGACGACGTTGGCGCTGGCCGCCTGTCAGACGATCGTGCCGCGCGGTCCCGTCGACCAGCCCGAGACGCGGCCGGTGCCGACCACCCCGCGCCCCTCGACCGAGCCGGAAGCCGGGCTGCCCCGCGACACCGCGCGCCACCGCATCGCGTTGCTGGTGCCCCTGTCGGGTAGCAATGCCGGGGTGGGGCAGTCGATCGCCAATGCGACGATGATGGCGCTGCTCGATGCGCAGGCCGACACGATCCGCATCACCAATTACGACACCGCGAACGGCGCGGGCGCAGCGGCGCAAAAGGCGATCGCCGAGGGCGCGCAACTGATCCTGGGGCCGCTCTTGTCCGAGGATGTCCGCGCCGTCGCCCCGGTGGCGCACGCGGCGCGCGTGCCGGTCATCAGCTTTTCCAACGACGTGGGCGTGGCGGGGAACGGCACCTACCTGATGGGCTATACGCCCGCCCAGTCGATCGACCGGGTCGTCACCTATGCCCGTGGGCGCGGCGTCACGACCTTTGCCGGGCTGGTTCCCAACGGCCTGTACGGCGAACGCGCCTCGACCGCCTTCCTGCGCGCGGTCGAAGGGGCGGGGGGGCAGGTCGTCTCGCTCCAGCCCTATGGCCGGGTCGCGGGCGGCATCGGCGCGGCGGCCCAGCGGCTGAACGCCAAGGCCCCTTATGACGCGGTGCTGATCGCCGATGGCGGTGCGACCGCGGCGGTGGCAGCGCCCATCCTCAAGCGCGGATCGGGTGCGACGACACGGCTGCTGGGCACCGAGTTGTGGAATTCCGAATCGGGCATCGCCTCGCGCGCCGCACTAAACGGCGCATGGTTCGCCAGCGTTTCCAACACCCTCTACCGCCAATATGCGACCAAATATCGCGCGCGGTTCAAGGCGGCGCCCTACCGCCTATCGAGCCTGGGTTACGATTCGGTCCTGCTGACCGTGCGCATCGCGCGCGACTGGAAGATGAACGCGCCCTTCCCCGAAGCGCGACTGCGCGCCTCGGATGGTTTCGCGGGGATCGACGGCGCCTTCCGCTTCGGCCGCGACGGGGTCGCCGAACGCGCGCTGGAGGTGCAGGAACTGCGCGATGGAACCGCTGTGACGGTCAGCCCTGCGCCGACCGGGTTCGGGGGGTAA
- the rsmI gene encoding 16S rRNA (cytidine(1402)-2'-O)-methyltransferase — MTIPVTQSEHTLEPGLYIVATPIGNLGDLSPRAANILTNADIIAVEDSRVTAGLLRHIGVKRPMQPYHDHNAEHVRPGLIARMATQAVALVSDAGTPLISDPGYKLVRDARAAGHAVVTIPGPCAAIAALTLAGLPTDRFLFAGFLPPKEKARADAIAEIASIRATLVLYESGPRLAATLTALAQGLGDREAAVTREITKKFEEAVTGTLSTLAARYAEGGPKGEIAIVVAPPGEAPPATEQDADAALAEALTRLPVGRAASEVAKALGMDRKALYARALAMKGNDSSD, encoded by the coding sequence ATGACGATCCCCGTGACCCAATCCGAACATACTCTCGAACCCGGCCTGTACATCGTCGCGACCCCCATCGGCAATCTCGGCGATCTGTCCCCGCGCGCGGCCAACATTTTGACAAACGCCGATATCATCGCGGTCGAGGACAGTCGCGTGACGGCCGGGCTGCTCCGCCATATCGGGGTGAAGCGGCCCATGCAGCCCTATCACGACCACAATGCCGAGCATGTCCGCCCCGGCCTGATCGCGCGCATGGCGACGCAGGCAGTGGCGCTGGTCTCCGATGCGGGCACCCCGCTGATCTCCGATCCCGGTTACAAGCTCGTCCGCGATGCCCGCGCGGCGGGCCATGCGGTGGTGACGATCCCCGGCCCCTGCGCCGCGATCGCCGCGCTGACGCTGGCCGGGCTGCCGACCGACCGCTTCTTGTTCGCGGGCTTCCTGCCGCCCAAGGAAAAGGCGCGGGCCGATGCCATTGCCGAGATCGCCTCGATCCGCGCGACCCTCGTCCTCTACGAATCGGGCCCGCGCCTGGCCGCGACGCTGACCGCGCTGGCGCAAGGCCTCGGCGATCGCGAGGCGGCGGTGACTCGCGAAATCACCAAGAAGTTCGAGGAGGCGGTGACTGGCACCCTCTCCACCCTCGCCGCGCGCTATGCGGAGGGCGGCCCAAAGGGCGAAATCGCGATCGTCGTCGCTCCGCCCGGCGAAGCCCCGCCCGCCACCGAACAGGACGCCGACGCCGCACTGGCCGAAGCGCTCACCCGCCTGCCCGTCGGCCGCGCGGCGAGTGAGGTGGCCAAGGCGCTGGGGATGGACCGCAAGGCGCTCTATGCCCGCGCGCTTGCGATGAAGGGCAACGATTCCAGCGATTGA
- a CDS encoding STAS/SEC14 domain-containing protein has protein sequence MYAFDFRHDINLLDIRWTGLFTPEIAARYAHELNNAFWRSGFVPGYLLRVDMSGIRVQPSDSVMVVHNNMRNFPRASRIGMVTNSAIARQQILRLMKQPYLRIFDTRELALEWLLSPEEALA, from the coding sequence ATGTACGCCTTCGACTTTCGTCACGACATCAACCTGCTGGACATACGCTGGACCGGGCTGTTCACGCCCGAGATCGCCGCGCGCTATGCCCATGAGTTGAACAACGCCTTCTGGCGCAGCGGCTTTGTCCCCGGCTATCTTCTGCGCGTAGACATGAGCGGCATTCGGGTCCAGCCGTCCGATTCCGTCATGGTCGTGCATAACAATATGCGCAATTTCCCGCGTGCCAGCCGCATCGGCATGGTGACCAATAGCGCGATCGCGCGGCAGCAGATTTTGCGCCTGATGAAGCAACCCTATCTGCGCATCTTCGATACGCGCGAGCTTGCGCTGGAATGGCTCTTGTCGCCGGAAGAAGCCCTCGCCTGA
- a CDS encoding YraN family protein translates to MSLVPPRPRRDRRAAEEAGRRGERLAAWWLRLKGWTILDRRVRTPAGEVDLIARRGSLVAFVEVKTRKTVVELDFAIDERRLARVAAAAEVLMATYAGPDDDIRVDVILLAPGMRPRHIENAWCG, encoded by the coding sequence ATGTCGCTCGTTCCGCCTCGCCCCCGCCGGGATCGCCGTGCCGCCGAAGAGGCGGGCCGACGTGGCGAGCGCCTTGCGGCATGGTGGCTGCGGCTGAAGGGCTGGACCATTCTCGATCGCCGGGTCCGCACACCTGCGGGGGAGGTCGACCTGATCGCGCGGCGGGGATCGCTGGTGGCGTTCGTCGAGGTGAAGACGCGCAAGACCGTCGTCGAACTCGACTTCGCGATCGATGAGCGGCGGCTGGCAAGGGTGGCGGCGGCGGCGGAGGTGCTGATGGCGACCTATGCGGGACCGGACGACGACATTCGCGTCGACGTCATCCTGCTTGCTCCGGGCATGCGGCCGCGACACATCGAAAATGCCTGGTGCGGGTGA
- the gshB gene encoding glutathione synthase has translation MSKPLTVAVQMDPMDQINIAGDSTFALMLSAQARGHTLFHYDAGDLNWSDGHLWTRAHPVTVQRVAGDHYSFGEPVKLDLGDEADVVLMRQDPPFDLGYITATHLLERVAEKTLVVNNPRSVRNAPEKVFVLDYPQFMPPTLVTRSLDEARAFLAQHGEIVIKPLHGNGGKAIFKVGRDGANLSALIEVFNTAYREPHMVQAFLPAVAQGDKRIVLIDGEVAGAINRLPGEGEIRSNLAVGGSAQKTELTEREREICAVLGPELKRRGLLFVGIDVIGGEWLTEINVTSPTGIVAIEKFDGTDVAGLIWDAIEAKVAAKG, from the coding sequence ATGTCCAAGCCGCTGACCGTCGCCGTCCAGATGGACCCGATGGACCAGATCAACATCGCCGGGGACTCGACCTTCGCGCTGATGCTCTCGGCGCAGGCACGTGGGCACACGCTGTTCCACTATGACGCGGGGGACCTCAACTGGTCGGACGGACATCTCTGGACCCGCGCGCATCCCGTCACCGTGCAGCGGGTCGCGGGGGATCATTACAGCTTTGGCGAGCCGGTAAAGCTCGACCTCGGCGATGAGGCCGACGTCGTGCTGATGCGGCAGGACCCGCCCTTCGACTTAGGCTATATCACCGCCACCCATCTGCTGGAGCGGGTCGCCGAGAAGACACTGGTCGTGAACAATCCGCGCAGCGTGCGCAACGCGCCAGAAAAGGTCTTCGTCCTCGACTATCCACAGTTCATGCCGCCGACGCTCGTCACCCGCTCGCTGGACGAGGCGCGCGCGTTCCTGGCTCAGCATGGCGAGATCGTGATCAAGCCGCTGCACGGCAATGGCGGTAAAGCGATCTTCAAGGTCGGGCGCGACGGCGCGAACCTGTCCGCGCTGATCGAGGTGTTCAACACCGCGTACCGCGAACCGCATATGGTGCAAGCCTTCCTTCCGGCCGTGGCCCAGGGCGACAAGCGCATCGTCCTGATCGACGGCGAGGTCGCGGGCGCGATCAACCGCCTGCCGGGCGAGGGCGAGATCCGCTCCAACCTGGCGGTCGGCGGCTCGGCGCAGAAGACCGAGCTGACGGAGCGCGAACGCGAGATTTGCGCGGTGCTGGGGCCGGAGTTGAAGCGGCGCGGGCTGTTGTTCGTCGGCATCGACGTGATCGGCGGCGAATGGCTGACCGAGATCAACGTGACCTCGCCGACCGGCATCGTCGCGATCGAGAAATTCGACGGGACCGATGTCGCGGGCCTGATCTGGGACGCGATCGAAGCGAAGGTCGCGGCGAAGGGCTAA
- the gmk gene encoding guanylate kinase: MPNSPAHSDDPHKLKRRGMLFVLSSPSGAGKSTIARKLLADDDGLQMSVSATTRGMRPGEVDGKDYHFVDLEEFRRMVANDEFLEWAHVFDNRYGTPRAQVEAMLAAGKDVLFDIDWQGAQQLFQIAGGDVVRVFIFPPSMEELRHRLERRATDSVAVIDARMARATNEVSHWDGYDYVLVNDDVEQCFQGVKTILQAERLKRSRQTGLIGFIRKLTTK, translated from the coding sequence ATGCCCAACTCGCCCGCCCATTCCGACGATCCCCACAAGCTGAAGCGCCGCGGCATGTTGTTCGTGCTGTCCTCGCCCTCGGGCGCGGGCAAGTCGACGATCGCGCGCAAGCTGCTCGCCGATGACGACGGCCTGCAAATGTCGGTCTCGGCGACGACGCGCGGGATGCGGCCGGGTGAGGTTGACGGCAAGGACTATCATTTCGTCGACCTGGAAGAATTTCGCCGCATGGTGGCGAATGACGAGTTCCTCGAATGGGCGCACGTCTTCGACAATCGCTACGGCACCCCGCGCGCGCAGGTCGAGGCAATGCTGGCCGCGGGCAAGGACGTGCTGTTCGACATCGACTGGCAGGGCGCGCAGCAGCTGTTCCAGATCGCGGGCGGCGACGTGGTCCGCGTGTTCATCTTCCCCCCCTCGATGGAGGAACTGCGCCACCGACTCGAGCGCCGCGCGACCGACTCGGTCGCGGTGATCGACGCGCGCATGGCCCGCGCGACCAACGAGGTCAGCCACTGGGACGGCTATGACTATGTCTTGGTCAATGACGATGTGGAGCAGTGTTTTCAGGGGGTGAAGACGATCCTTCAGGCCGAGCGGCTGAAGCGCTCGCGCCAGACGGGGTTGATCGGGTTCATCCGGAAGCTGACGACGAAGTAA
- a CDS encoding ATP12 family chaperone protein, producing MKRFWKEVSVDADRVVRLDDRPVRTPGRVPLALPTTALAEAVADEWRSVEETVDPRAMPLTGLANAAIDRIGADPAPFADGLARYAESDLLCYRADTPLELVARQDAVWNPLFDWARDRYDVHFTLVAGIMHQPQPSATVERLAQAVAVLDPFRLAALSPVVTITGSLVLALALLEGAADADTIWTAAHVDEDFQAEIWGEDYLAVEAREAKRNEFDAAVRFLKALG from the coding sequence ATGAAGCGGTTCTGGAAAGAGGTCTCGGTCGATGCCGATCGGGTGGTGCGGCTCGACGACCGGCCGGTGCGCACGCCAGGGCGGGTGCCGCTGGCACTGCCGACGACGGCGCTGGCCGAGGCGGTTGCGGACGAGTGGCGCAGTGTCGAGGAAACGGTCGATCCGCGCGCCATGCCGCTGACCGGCCTTGCGAATGCGGCGATCGACCGCATCGGTGCGGACCCGGCGCCCTTCGCGGACGGGCTCGCACGCTATGCCGAGAGCGACCTGCTCTGTTACCGGGCCGACACGCCGCTCGAACTGGTGGCGCGGCAGGATGCAGTGTGGAATCCGCTGTTCGACTGGGCGCGCGACCGTTACGACGTGCATTTCACGCTGGTCGCAGGGATCATGCACCAGCCCCAGCCATCCGCGACCGTCGAGCGCTTGGCGCAGGCGGTGGCGGTGCTCGATCCGTTCCGTCTGGCCGCGCTGTCGCCGGTGGTGACGATCACCGGCTCGCTGGTGCTGGCGCTCGCATTGCTGGAGGGCGCGGCGGACGCCGACACGATCTGGACCGCCGCGCATGTCGACGAGGATTTCCAAGCCGAGATTTGGGGCGAGGATTACCTAGCCGTCGAAGCTCGCGAGGCCAAGCGGAACGAGTTCGACGCGGCGGTGCGGTTCCTGAAGGCGCTGGGGTAA